The genomic interval TCGACTGGCCCCTCCTCGCCGATCGCCTCGCACACGAACTGACCGACCGCGGCACCCCCGTCACCCTGCTCGACATCCGGAGCCACTACGCACCCCCGGCACGCGTCAGAAGCCGTACCGAACACCTGGCAGACGCCGACGACCCGTACTTCCGCAAACTCGCCGACAACCCCCTCGACGACCTCTTCGAGACCCTCCCGGTCCCCACACCACCACAGACAGGCCTGCTCCTCGTCTACGGCCCCGGCGCCGCCCTCGTCGAGCACGACCTGCTCTGGTACGCCGACGTACCCAAGCGCTACGCGGAGGCCGCCGTCGGAGCGGGCGAGCAGGGCTCCAACCTCGGACTGCCGGACGAGAAGCCCGACTTCAGACGCCTCTTCTACATCGACTGGCCGATGCTCGACCGGCACCGCGACACACTCGCACCCCGCCTCGACGCCTGGCTCGACGTCCAGCACCCCGACCACCCGGCGTGGATCGACGGAGCGGGCCTGCGCGCCACGTACGCCGCCCTGGCCCACCAGCCCGTCCGCACCCGCCCGTACTTCAACTCCACTCCCTGGGGCGGTCATTGGGCCCAGCGCGAGCTCGGCTTCAACCCCGACTCCCGCAACACCGCGCTCGGTTACGAACTGATCGCGCCCGAGGCCGGCATCCTCATCGGCACCGGACCGCAGGCCCAGGCCGAGGTGCCGTTCCAACTCCTGTGCGTACTCGAACCGTTGAGCGTGCTGGGGGCAGAGGCACACGCCCGCTTCGGCACGTCCTTCCCGATCCGCTTCGACTACCTGGACACCGTCGGCGGCGGCAGCCTCTCCGTGCACTGCCACCCGAAGGAGCCGTACATGCGCGAGCGTTTCGGCTGGGCGTACACCCAGCACGAGACGTACTACCTCACCCTCGGCAGCACCGACACCAAGGTGTTCCTCGGCCTGCGCGAGGACGCCGACGTGGACGTCTTCCGCAAGGAGGTGGAACGGTCCATCACCGACGGAGTACCCATGGACCCCGAGGACCACGTCCTCGCCTTCCCCGCGGAACAGGGCCAGTTGTTCATGATCCCGGCGGGCACCCCGCACGCGAGCGGCGCGGGCAACCTCGTGCTGGAGATCAGCGCCACCCCCTACCTGTACAGCCTGAGGTTCTACGACTGGCTGCGGCCCGGCACCGACGGCAACCCGCGCCCCCTCCCCTACGAGCACGGGTTCGCCAACCTGGAGACCGGACGCCGCGGGGAGGCCGTCGCCCGTGACCTGGTCCAGAAGCCGCGCACCCTGCGCGAGGGCACCGGCTGGCGCGAGGAGGTCATCGGCGCGCTGCCCGAGATGTTCTACGAGGTCAGGAGGTTCGTGCTCGACGCCGGGGCCGAGGCCGACGACGACACGCAGGGACGGTTCCACATCCTGAACGTGGTCGAAGGTGAAGGCGTCACGGTGCACACGGCGGCCGGAGACCGGCACGAACTGGCCTACGCGGAGACGCTCACCGTGCCGGCCGCGGTAGGCCGCTACACCCTGCGGGCAGCAGTCGACGGCCCGGTGCGCGTCGTGAAGGCGCTGGTCCGTTGATCCCTGTCCTGGAGATCGGCGGTACGCACGTCACCGCGGCGCTCGTCGACCCGCGCGACGGCCGCGTCTCCAGCCGTACGCGCGAGCCACTCGACGCGGACGGCGACGCCGAAGCCATACTCGGCCGCGTACGCGACTGCGCCGACGGGCTGCCGGTACCTCCTGGCGCGCGGTGGGGCGTGGCGGTGCCCGGACCGTTCGACTACGCAAGGGGGATCGCCCTCTTCAGGGGCGTGGGCAAGTTCGAGTCCCTGTACGGGACGGACATGCGAGCGGCACTCCTCCACGGACTACGACAGCGCCCCGGCGACATCGTGTTCCTCAACGACGCCCACGCCTTCCTGACCGGCGAGTGGTCCACGGGCGCCGTCCACGGACACCGCCGCGCCGTGGGCATCACGCTCGGCACCGGTGTCGGCTCGGCGTTCCTCGCCGACGGCCGCATCCGCGACACCGGTCCCGGCATACCGCCCGAGGGCCGGATGGACCTCACCGAGATCGACGGCCGACCGCTGGAGGACACGGTCTCCCGCAGGGCGATCCTCGCCCGCTACGGCGACCCCGCCGCCGATGTCCACGACATCGCCGGACGGGCCGGAGCGGGGGAAGGGCGGGCCCGGCGGGTGCTGGACGACGTCTTCACGACCCTGGGCGTCGCGGTGGGCCCGCGCATGCTGGACTTCGGCGCGACCGCCCTGGTCGTCGGAGGCTCCATCGCCCGCTCCTGGGACCTGGTCGCCCCCGCCCTGTCCACCGGTCTCGCGGCCGCGGGCTGGACACCGGACGACCCGGGTGCCCGCACGGATCCGCCGCCTCCCGGAGTTCGTGCGATCAGACCCGCCGGCTCCGCGGGGGACGCCGCGCTGGTGGGCGCGGCCCGCGCGGCAGGCGGCGCACTCAACCCCGGAGACGAGAAACGCCCCATACGAAAAGGGCCCCCGCAAGCTCTCGCCTGCGAAGACCCTTCACACCGTCGGGACGACAGGATTTGAACCTGCGACCCCTTGACCCCCAGGAGTGAGGGTCGGGGGCATTTTCTGGATATAACAGGCTTAATCTGGATGCGATTTGTGCGTCCAAGGCTCCGCCGTGCGCCATCGCGCACACCGTGTGGTCCCCAACTGGTCCCCACCCGCATGTCATAGCTCTGTCGCCAGGCCACTCCGTGGAGCGTCCTCGCGACAACGAAGCTGCGAACTGCCCGACTCGCTGCGGCAGTCTGCCGATACGATCCCGTTCCTAAGGCTGGGGGCTCCGTTCACGGGCGTGCGTCCAGTCTCATGGCGCTCCATCGCAGAAGAGGAACGAACACCCTGTGAGCATCGCTCGCGCAGAGACGCGGGTCCAGCCTGCCCGCTCTGGTGACCCGAAGCAGGTCGGCCCCTACCGGATCGTCGGCCGTCTCGGCACGGGCGGCATGGGTACCGTTCACGCCGGTCTCGATCCGGCCGGCCAGCGTGTCGCGGTGAAGGTGATTCACCCCGCGCAGGCCGAGGACCCCGAGTTCCGGGCCCGCTTTCGCCGAGAGGTCCAGCTGTCAGCCCGAGTGCAGGGGCCGTGCCTCATACCTCTTCTCGCAGCAGACCCGGATGCCGAGAATCCCTGGCTGGCCAGCGCCTACGCCCCCGGGCTCACCCTCGATCAGCATCTCGCCAGCCACGGCGTACTCACCGGCGGCACCCTCTACGCCTTTGCCACTGGTACCGCCCAGGCCCTCGCCGCCATCCACACTGCCGGCGTCGTCCACCGGGACGTGAAACCCCAGAACGTCATCCTCACCCCGGCCGGCCCCCGTGTCCTGGACTTCGGCATCGCTCATGCCTCTGACGGCACCTCCGTGACCCGAACCGGTGTCGTGACCGGCACCCCTGGTTGGATCAGCCCCGAGCAGTACCGAACAGGTTCCGCTGGCCCCGAGGGCGACATGTTCGCCTGGGGCGCGCTGGTCGCCTACGCCGCCACGGGACGCTTGCCCTTCGGCACTGGAGCTCCTGACGTTGTCGCCTACCGGGTCATGTCCGAGGAACCCGATCTCGACGGCCTTCCCGACGAACTGCACGAGCCCCTGATGAAGGCGCTCGCGAAAAGCCCTGCCGAGCGCATCATCGCCGACGCGGCAGCAGAGGAATGTGCGCGACTGCTGGCCGACCAGGCAACCCAGGTCCTCGGCGCCGACGCCAGAGCGGAACCCACGCACATCAGCGACTGCCTCACCACCGAGTGGAACCTGCCCAGCGTGGAAGATCCTGCCTGGCACTTGACCGCTGCTCCCATCCGTAGGCGGGCGCTCATCACCGCCGTCGCAACGGTGACAGTCGGCGCTGCCATCACAGGCGGCATCGTCACTCTCTACAGCAGGAGCGACCGGGCGGACGTGGATATCACGCCCGAGCGCACCGCCACTTCGGCGCCGTCCTCAGGGAGACCCTCCGCACTCGCTGCTTCCGCAGGCGCGGCTTCCGGCGCCCCTGGCGAAACCGTCACCGCGCCTGCGGTCGATCCACGCACGATCAGGATCCCGACGGATCCGCTAGCTGGGGTGCCCACCCCTGCCTACACCCGTGCCGCCGACGAGGCCCAGCCATCTGCCGACGAATGGAGATCGAGCACCACCGCCAACACCACCGAGGAGCGGGACGCCGAGACGGCGATCCGCGACCGGATGACGTCCATGCTGGCGACCAAGGACATGGACTTCATGAAACCCACCATCACATTCAACCAGCGGGCCCAGACGGTCATGGTGACCGGTGGGCCAGTGCCGCAATTGCCCGACACCTATCAGGACGTGTTCCGCAGGGCCGGGGAGATGGCGGCCTGCTCCACCCTGGCGCACCACCTCAAGAACGATCCGAGCACCTGGCCCTACGGCCGCTTCTCCATCAACTGGAAGACATCCGACGGAGACCTCGATGCAGCAGCTATCGGCTTCGGAGAGGCCACCACCGGATGCTTCACAGAGGTAGCCGGCCAGTGGTACGGAGACGAATCCGGCATGGCCACGGCTGAGATTCCCAGCAGCGACAAGGCGGAGATCCGCATCGC from Streptomyces sp. NBC_01288 carries:
- a CDS encoding serine/threonine protein kinase; the protein is MSIARAETRVQPARSGDPKQVGPYRIVGRLGTGGMGTVHAGLDPAGQRVAVKVIHPAQAEDPEFRARFRREVQLSARVQGPCLIPLLAADPDAENPWLASAYAPGLTLDQHLASHGVLTGGTLYAFATGTAQALAAIHTAGVVHRDVKPQNVILTPAGPRVLDFGIAHASDGTSVTRTGVVTGTPGWISPEQYRTGSAGPEGDMFAWGALVAYAATGRLPFGTGAPDVVAYRVMSEEPDLDGLPDELHEPLMKALAKSPAERIIADAAAEECARLLADQATQVLGADARAEPTHISDCLTTEWNLPSVEDPAWHLTAAPIRRRALITAVATVTVGAAITGGIVTLYSRSDRADVDITPERTATSAPSSGRPSALAASAGAASGAPGETVTAPAVDPRTIRIPTDPLAGVPTPAYTRAADEAQPSADEWRSSTTANTTEERDAETAIRDRMTSMLATKDMDFMKPTITFNQRAQTVMVTGGPVPQLPDTYQDVFRRAGEMAACSTLAHHLKNDPSTWPYGRFSINWKTSDGDLDAAAIGFGEATTGCFTEVAGQWYGDESGMATAEIPSSDKAEIRIADATVKAIVATWNTDTTTTNEDALTVNDGINLGFDPVEKAAYVWTDDPNSRFASRASQSNLKGAAEKALCGKLTAEFKSNKTWNYTHWAVAVFDPYTGTRQFIGSGTCTP
- a CDS encoding class I mannose-6-phosphate isomerase, with amino-acid sequence MYRLDPRYAPAPQTVLHAGWQAVASQLPTGPTVLAIDGPPSVDWPLLADRLAHELTDRGTPVTLLDIRSHYAPPARVRSRTEHLADADDPYFRKLADNPLDDLFETLPVPTPPQTGLLLVYGPGAALVEHDLLWYADVPKRYAEAAVGAGEQGSNLGLPDEKPDFRRLFYIDWPMLDRHRDTLAPRLDAWLDVQHPDHPAWIDGAGLRATYAALAHQPVRTRPYFNSTPWGGHWAQRELGFNPDSRNTALGYELIAPEAGILIGTGPQAQAEVPFQLLCVLEPLSVLGAEAHARFGTSFPIRFDYLDTVGGGSLSVHCHPKEPYMRERFGWAYTQHETYYLTLGSTDTKVFLGLREDADVDVFRKEVERSITDGVPMDPEDHVLAFPAEQGQLFMIPAGTPHASGAGNLVLEISATPYLYSLRFYDWLRPGTDGNPRPLPYEHGFANLETGRRGEAVARDLVQKPRTLREGTGWREEVIGALPEMFYEVRRFVLDAGAEADDDTQGRFHILNVVEGEGVTVHTAAGDRHELAYAETLTVPAAVGRYTLRAAVDGPVRVVKALVR
- a CDS encoding ROK family protein; the encoded protein is MIPVLEIGGTHVTAALVDPRDGRVSSRTREPLDADGDAEAILGRVRDCADGLPVPPGARWGVAVPGPFDYARGIALFRGVGKFESLYGTDMRAALLHGLRQRPGDIVFLNDAHAFLTGEWSTGAVHGHRRAVGITLGTGVGSAFLADGRIRDTGPGIPPEGRMDLTEIDGRPLEDTVSRRAILARYGDPAADVHDIAGRAGAGEGRARRVLDDVFTTLGVAVGPRMLDFGATALVVGGSIARSWDLVAPALSTGLAAAGWTPDDPGARTDPPPPGVRAIRPAGSAGDAALVGAARAAGGALNPGDEKRPIRKGPPQALACEDPSHRRDDRI